One Spinacia oleracea cultivar Varoflay chromosome 4, BTI_SOV_V1, whole genome shotgun sequence DNA segment encodes these proteins:
- the LOC110789113 gene encoding uncharacterized protein: MEQHNISSLKGYSLIFFPIYEQSHCYVMCINIKNKTLDILDNKILEEGMSREKKYYDYPEKLLGAFSMYINSLGHKLKRPLTEYNVRIIEMPWRNNKNNTDCGIYTMKHMETYHAKERWGCSLEPDNDDILKQLRLKYSAEIISCKKNQKKADVNVKASR, from the exons ATGGAACAACACAATATTAGTTCCCTTAAAGGCTATAGTCTG ATTTTCTTCCCAATTTATGAACAATCACACTGCTACGTGATGTGCATAAATATAAAGAATAAGACTTTGGACATCTTGGACAACAAAATCCTAGAGGAAGGAATGAGTCGTGAGAAAAAGTATTATGATTATCCTGAAAAACTT CTAGGAGCATTCTCCATGTACATCAATAGTTTGGGACACAAATTAAAAAGACCATTAACCGAATACAATGTTCGGATAATAGAAATGCCGTGgagaaataataaaaacaatacgGACTGTGGAATATATACAATGAAGCACATGGAAACGTACCATGCTAAAGAGAGATGGGGATGTAGCTTGGAACCGGATAAT gaTGATATTTTGAAGCAACTGCGATTAAAATATTCTGCTGAAATTATTTCCTGCAAGAAAAATCAGAAGAAGGCTGACGTCAATGTAAAAGCATCGAGATAG
- the LOC110789116 gene encoding uncharacterized protein: MEIYNIDIYLQLESNFLKSMPCIVNIASFMPPIYEYHVKHPKKDLIMHTLKFDQSRTSVDCTCKYFSEVGILCSHSLRILHLNNVISIPKKYILKRWTKSAMCHKVGDNVTQVLWRLQTTRNFISIINSSQHDLAARKVTETTFLECKQRVESLIGEPENNITNQEGEGSCMVERGCILEPTTQVEDSVVEVEGVEGQPIKNPKKKRKQGGRNVRLKGTQEKVCNKLKARKPQAWKMKTTRGVSKMKDKAQTTLHDYLDVPEGSTITHPTNPVSDLEFFAPDDYFGVNLTPFEN; encoded by the exons ATggaaatttataatattgataTATATCTACAGCTAGAGTCGAACTTCCTTAAAAGCATGCCCTGCATTGTTAATATCGCAAGTTTTATGCCGCCAATATATGAATATCATGTTAAACATCCAAAAAAAGATTTGATTATGCACACCTTGAAGTTTGATCAGTCAAGGACATCAGTTGATTGCACCTGCAAATACTTTAGTGAGGTTGGTATCCTTTGTTCACATTCACTTCGTATTCTACATCTTAATAATGTTATCTCAATCCCTAAGAAGTATATTTTAAAGAGATGGACAAAGAGTGCTATGTGCCACAAGGTGGGTGATAATGTTACACAAGTGCTTTGGAGGTTGCAGACTACGAGGAACTTCATTAGTATAATAAACTCAAGCCAACATGACTTAGCTGCAAGGAAAGTCACGGAAACAACTTTCTTGGAGTGTAAGCAGAGGGTTGAAAGTTTGATTGGTGAACCAGAAAACAACATTACAAATCAAGAAGGTGAGGGTTCTTGCATGGTGGAAAGGGGATGCATTCTTGAACCAACTACCCAAGTGGAAGATAGTGTAGTTGAGGTTGAGGGAGTAGAAGGACAACCCATAAAGAACCCAAAGAAAAAGAGGAAGCAAGGGGGGAGAAATGTAAGACTAAAAGGGACTCAAGAAAAGGTTTGTAACAAGCTGAAAGCTAGAAAACCTCAAGCATGGAAGATGAAAACAACAAGAGGTGTTTCCAAGATGAAAGACAAAGCTCAGACTACATTACAT GATTACTTAGACGTTCCAGAAGGTTCAACCATAACACACCCGACAAATCCAGTTTCTGATTTGGAGTTTTTTGCGCCTGATGACTACTTTGGTGTTAACCTTACACCGTTCGAGAATTAG